In Pyrus communis chromosome 1, drPyrComm1.1, whole genome shotgun sequence, the following are encoded in one genomic region:
- the LOC137724411 gene encoding uncharacterized protein has product MVLYRNNDALMCKIFATTLQVEVQDWFHTLPPRSIWSFDDFSLIFTKEYSSYRSIKKKFNHSFNVKKNPKESLRDYVKRFKAKKVKIVGCDDLIASATFQKRLLADHPLFGELIMKKYLTLADSFSLTEKHALWDEARLTNKAPKQPKKESTVA; this is encoded by the coding sequence ATGGTCCTTTATCGGAACAACGATGCtcttatgtgcaagatattcgccaccactTTGCAAGTTGAGGTGCAAGATTGGTTCCACACCTTGCCACCACGATCTATCTGGAGTTTCGatgatttttctttgattttcacgaaagaatattcatcctacCGCTCGATCAAGAAAAAGTTCAACCATTCATTCAACGTCAAAAAGAACCCAAAGGAATCGCTTCGTGACTATGTGAAGAGATTTAAAGCAAAGAAGGTGAAGATAGTTGGATGTGATGACTTGATAGCTAGTGCAACCTTTCAAAAAAGACTCCTAGCAGACCACCCACTGTTtggagaattgatcatgaaaaaatatctaactctggcagactctttctctctcacagagaagcatgcactttgggacgaggctcGGCTAACAAACAAGGCACCCAAGCAGCCTAAAAAAGAATCGACAGTAGCTTAA